Proteins from a genomic interval of Ensifer canadensis:
- a CDS encoding beta-N-acetylhexosaminidase, translating into MMMTIATKPVFRLETLWTPAKTDTPAVYSLTLTNASDRPLRDFRLCVSGPARIDPAAAVEGGELLSRLSNYSEFAPPADLVLQPGSVWIVKAHGMSFEPQHWTDGANSAYLVLADGSTAPISVVPSRAHGDNAELKRGAVIYPVPKVAPVAVSVVPWPQDVSVSGRLTPPSGLDLAPEGAEAEAAARAFAELTGSLFPVEGLVRPVAEGGLPAALSLSGDLAEEAYVIRFSLAGVAVTGGTRTGLLYGLITLGQILRGAKLHPGTFLFPAGGEIRDEPALGWRGTHLDVARQFYSTAEVSRFLRLMAWNKLNRFHWHLSDDEAWRIEIDAYPALTEVGAWRGHGRKIPPLLGSGPQVTGGYYTKAAVREIVALAETLGIEVMPEIDVPGHSFAMLQAIPELRDPNEAGSYYSVQDFPDNCLNPAREETYRVLEVVFDELIELFPSKIIHVGADEVPLGAWSGSPEALERLRAVAGEEVATTHAKRLNVVTNTHGADEIDGSGAAVLQAEFLARVQGFLASRGCVTGGWQEAAHGNVIDKQKSLLFGWRTVEANAELAGEGYDIVVCPGQVYYLDMANSPAWSEPGGSWAGWSDPEKLYLFDPIEGWTDAQKKHLRGLQCCIWSEPMTDRGVFDRLVFPRLSALAETGWTRPERKNFKRFEALVGLMPVLYGFYSDQ; encoded by the coding sequence ATGATGATGACGATCGCTACGAAACCGGTATTCCGTCTGGAAACGCTCTGGACGCCGGCAAAGACGGACACCCCAGCGGTTTATTCGCTGACACTGACGAACGCCTCCGATCGCCCGCTTCGGGATTTTCGACTTTGCGTTTCGGGACCTGCACGCATCGACCCTGCCGCCGCCGTCGAAGGCGGAGAGTTGTTGAGCCGGCTTTCCAACTATTCCGAGTTCGCGCCGCCGGCTGACCTGGTGCTTCAGCCGGGAAGCGTGTGGATCGTGAAGGCGCACGGTATGAGCTTCGAGCCGCAGCACTGGACCGACGGAGCCAACTCCGCCTATCTCGTCCTTGCCGACGGCAGCACCGCGCCGATCTCGGTCGTGCCGTCGCGCGCCCACGGCGACAACGCCGAGCTGAAACGTGGCGCGGTCATCTATCCCGTGCCAAAGGTAGCACCGGTTGCCGTTTCGGTCGTGCCCTGGCCGCAGGACGTATCCGTCTCCGGCCGCCTGACGCCGCCATCAGGGCTCGACCTTGCGCCGGAAGGGGCAGAAGCCGAAGCCGCAGCACGCGCATTTGCCGAGCTGACGGGGAGCCTGTTTCCGGTCGAAGGACTTGTTCGGCCGGTAGCGGAAGGCGGCCTTCCGGCCGCGCTATCGCTTTCGGGCGACCTTGCGGAGGAAGCCTATGTCATCCGCTTCTCGCTAGCTGGCGTCGCTGTGACCGGCGGCACGCGCACCGGTCTCCTCTATGGCCTGATCACGCTCGGGCAGATCCTGCGGGGTGCTAAGCTTCATCCCGGCACATTCCTGTTTCCGGCAGGCGGCGAGATTCGGGACGAGCCGGCGCTCGGCTGGCGCGGCACGCATCTCGACGTTGCCCGCCAGTTCTACAGCACCGCCGAGGTCTCGCGGTTCCTGCGGCTGATGGCCTGGAACAAGCTCAACCGCTTCCACTGGCACCTCTCGGACGACGAGGCCTGGCGGATCGAGATCGACGCCTATCCGGCGCTGACCGAGGTCGGTGCCTGGCGCGGCCATGGCCGCAAGATCCCGCCGTTGCTCGGCTCCGGCCCGCAGGTGACGGGCGGTTACTACACCAAGGCAGCCGTTCGCGAGATCGTTGCATTGGCGGAAACCTTGGGGATCGAGGTGATGCCGGAGATCGACGTGCCCGGACACTCCTTCGCGATGCTGCAGGCCATTCCGGAGCTGCGCGATCCCAACGAAGCCGGCAGCTATTATTCCGTGCAGGACTTCCCGGACAATTGCCTCAACCCGGCGCGCGAAGAAACCTATCGTGTGCTCGAAGTCGTCTTCGACGAACTGATCGAACTCTTCCCGTCGAAGATCATCCATGTCGGTGCCGATGAGGTGCCGCTCGGCGCCTGGTCGGGCTCGCCAGAGGCACTTGAGCGGTTGCGGGCGGTGGCTGGCGAAGAGGTGGCGACGACCCACGCCAAGCGGCTCAATGTCGTCACCAACACCCACGGGGCCGACGAGATCGACGGATCGGGTGCCGCCGTGCTGCAGGCGGAGTTCCTGGCGCGCGTCCAGGGGTTCCTTGCAAGCCGTGGCTGCGTTACCGGCGGCTGGCAGGAGGCGGCCCATGGCAACGTCATCGACAAGCAGAAGTCGCTGCTCTTCGGCTGGCGAACGGTCGAAGCCAATGCCGAGCTTGCCGGCGAAGGCTACGACATCGTCGTTTGCCCGGGACAGGTCTACTATCTCGACATGGCCAACAGCCCGGCCTGGTCAGAGCCCGGCGGCAGCTGGGCCGGCTGGTCGGACCCGGAAAAACTCTACCTGTTCGACCCGATCGAAGGCTGGACCGACGCCCAGAAGAAACATCTGCGCGGGCTGCAATGCTGCATCTGGTCAGAGCCGATGACCGACCGCGGTGTGTTCGACCGCCTGGTGTTCCCGCGGCTGTCGGCGCTGGCCGAAACCGGCTGGACCCGCCCGGAGCGCAAGAATTTCAAACGCTTCGAGGCGCTGGTCGGGCTGATGCCGGTTCTCTACGGCTTTTACTCCGACCAGTAA
- a CDS encoding ABC transporter substrate-binding protein, whose amino-acid sequence MAASFAMLAAGQAQAESVLTMHIEEQTSWVQNFNPFDLGGRRQSTMDFVYEPLVIFNDYDSGKPVWRLATGYKFADDLKSITYTLRDGVKWSDGKPLTSADMKFTLELMLKNPAVDIVGVGESVASVEAVSPTEVKINLKGVDTHFPESLAEFPVVPEHIWKDVADPLAFKNEKPVGSGPMTEIRRFTPQVYEQCRNPNYWDAATLKVDCLKLPQIAGNDQMLALLPEGGLDWFGSFLPQIDKTYVGLDPEHNAYWQPPAETVSFQMNLKSANAGNAEAFNDMTFRRAFSLAMDRVSMVDIAGFGYPVVNAHASGLPPRFDSWRNKAAEGAQDEWLAYDIDRANKLLDDAGYKKDGEGFRTTPSGKPITFPIIVPNGWTDWIDAVQIATEGLRKIGINASVATPEYEQWQKQILDGSFEAVMNSRADGPTPFRGYFQSLSTAFGGRITSAPSRYSNPELDEVFDAYRRATTDEDRKKLFDQVQLIVADNLPVVPVFNGPTWYQFSTKRFTGWVSKEEPAMNPEDHDNNRMRLMHLLRLKPAE is encoded by the coding sequence ATGGCCGCGTCATTCGCCATGCTTGCAGCGGGCCAGGCGCAGGCCGAGTCCGTTCTGACCATGCATATCGAAGAGCAGACGAGCTGGGTGCAGAACTTCAACCCGTTCGACCTGGGCGGGCGGCGCCAAAGCACCATGGACTTCGTCTATGAGCCGCTCGTGATCTTCAACGACTATGACAGCGGCAAGCCGGTCTGGCGGCTGGCAACCGGCTACAAGTTTGCCGACGATCTGAAGTCGATCACCTATACGCTGCGCGATGGCGTCAAGTGGTCGGATGGCAAGCCGCTGACATCGGCCGACATGAAATTCACCCTCGAACTGATGCTCAAGAACCCGGCGGTCGACATCGTTGGCGTCGGCGAGAGTGTCGCTTCGGTCGAGGCGGTGTCGCCCACGGAGGTCAAGATCAACCTCAAGGGCGTCGATACACATTTCCCGGAATCGCTCGCCGAATTTCCTGTCGTGCCCGAGCATATCTGGAAGGATGTTGCCGATCCGCTCGCCTTCAAGAACGAGAAGCCTGTTGGTTCCGGCCCGATGACCGAGATCCGCCGCTTCACGCCGCAGGTCTACGAGCAATGCCGCAATCCCAACTACTGGGACGCAGCGACCCTGAAGGTCGATTGCCTGAAACTGCCGCAGATTGCCGGCAATGACCAGATGCTGGCGCTTCTGCCCGAGGGGGGCCTTGACTGGTTCGGCTCGTTCCTGCCGCAGATCGACAAGACCTATGTCGGCCTCGACCCGGAGCACAATGCCTATTGGCAGCCACCGGCCGAAACGGTTTCCTTCCAGATGAACCTCAAGTCGGCCAATGCCGGCAACGCCGAAGCCTTCAACGACATGACCTTCCGCCGCGCCTTCAGCCTGGCGATGGATCGCGTTTCCATGGTCGACATTGCCGGCTTCGGCTATCCCGTCGTCAATGCGCATGCGAGCGGCCTGCCGCCTCGCTTTGATAGCTGGCGCAACAAGGCGGCCGAGGGCGCCCAGGACGAATGGCTCGCCTACGACATCGACAGGGCCAACAAGCTGCTCGACGATGCCGGCTACAAGAAGGACGGCGAAGGGTTCCGCACGACGCCGAGCGGCAAACCCATCACCTTCCCGATCATCGTCCCCAACGGCTGGACCGACTGGATCGATGCGGTCCAGATCGCCACCGAAGGCCTGCGCAAGATCGGGATCAATGCTTCGGTGGCCACGCCCGAATACGAGCAATGGCAGAAGCAGATCCTCGACGGCTCATTCGAGGCCGTGATGAATTCGCGCGCCGACGGGCCGACCCCCTTCCGCGGCTATTTCCAATCGCTGTCGACCGCCTTCGGCGGACGGATCACCAGCGCGCCTTCGCGCTACTCCAATCCGGAACTCGACGAGGTGTTTGACGCATATCGCCGGGCGACGACGGACGAGGACCGCAAGAAGCTGTTCGACCAGGTGCAGCTGATCGTTGCCGACAATCTGCCCGTCGTTCCCGTCTTCAACGGTCCGACCTGGTACCAGTTCTCGACCAAGCGCTTCACCGGATGGGTCTCGAAGGAAGAGCCCGCGATGAACCCCGAGGATCACGACAACAACCGCATGCGGTTGATGCATCTGTTGCGGCTGAAGCCGGCCGAATAG
- a CDS encoding ABC transporter ATP-binding protein — protein sequence MSEPLLQVRNLDVDYLLDDGAFRAVRNVSFDINRGELFGLAGESGCGKSTIAYAITRLSKPPAWVAGGEILLEGRNLLQMPETALQDVRWRRIGMVFQSAMNSLNPLMRVEAQFHDVLHRHTGATRAQSRARAEEMFRLVGIPASRLDDYPHQFSGGMRQRIVIAICLALRPQLIIMDEPTTALDVVVQREILEQVVDLQSTHGFSVLFITHDLHLMAQLCHRIGVMLKGELVEVGDVRQISRAPAHDYTRKLWGAIPQLPASVKRVGAVE from the coding sequence ATGAGCGAGCCGCTGCTGCAGGTCCGCAATCTCGATGTCGATTACCTGCTCGACGACGGCGCCTTTCGTGCGGTCAGGAACGTTTCCTTCGACATCAACCGCGGTGAGCTGTTCGGACTTGCCGGCGAGTCCGGTTGCGGCAAGAGCACGATTGCCTACGCGATCACCCGCCTGTCGAAACCGCCGGCCTGGGTGGCCGGCGGCGAAATCCTGCTCGAGGGCCGCAACCTGCTGCAGATGCCGGAGACGGCCTTGCAGGACGTACGCTGGCGGCGCATCGGCATGGTGTTCCAAAGCGCGATGAACTCGCTCAACCCGCTGATGCGGGTCGAGGCGCAGTTCCATGACGTGCTGCACCGGCACACCGGCGCGACCCGGGCACAATCACGGGCGCGGGCCGAGGAGATGTTTCGCCTGGTCGGCATCCCGGCCAGCCGGCTCGATGACTATCCGCACCAGTTCAGCGGCGGCATGCGACAGCGCATCGTCATTGCCATCTGCCTTGCGCTCCGGCCCCAGTTGATCATCATGGACGAGCCGACGACGGCGCTCGATGTGGTGGTGCAGCGCGAAATCCTGGAGCAGGTCGTTGATCTTCAGAGCACCCATGGCTTCTCTGTCCTGTTCATCACCCACGACCTGCATCTGATGGCGCAGCTCTGCCATCGCATCGGTGTGATGCTGAAAGGCGAACTGGTCGAGGTCGGCGACGTCCGTCAGATCAGCCGTGCGCCGGCTCACGACTATACCCGCAAGCTCTGGGGCGCCATTCCGCAGCTGCCTGCTTCCGTCAAGAGAGTGGGGGCCGTAGAATGA
- a CDS encoding ABC transporter permease, with product MRLPRRRLAVYCVAFLFAIVMNFAVPRLMPGSPVDSMIAQLGPRATPAAIEAIKARFGAIEQPMWQQFVDYIVGLAHFDLGVSVKYYPQTVLEVLGRSAGWTAFLVVTAIVFSLSIGVSLGALAAWRRGGRFDSFVSPFSVVMIAVPPVIIALATLFIFGVTLRLLPVGYAYDPSLDPGFNFTYFGSVFLHAIMPVLTLSPYLIGEFQTTMRSSMISVLGEDYVTMGRAKGLSESAVMFGYAARNAMLPVLTNLALMLGAVFGGSIVTEIVFNYPGLGLTLYTASVARDYPVIQGQLLLMTMATLGANLLVDILYGVVDPRIREGRA from the coding sequence ATGCGACTTCCTCGCCGACGGCTTGCCGTCTACTGCGTCGCGTTCCTGTTTGCGATCGTGATGAACTTTGCGGTTCCCCGGTTGATGCCGGGTAGCCCCGTCGACAGCATGATCGCCCAGCTCGGACCGCGGGCAACGCCCGCGGCGATCGAGGCGATCAAGGCGCGGTTCGGCGCCATCGAACAGCCGATGTGGCAACAGTTCGTCGACTACATAGTCGGGCTGGCGCATTTCGATCTCGGCGTATCGGTGAAGTACTACCCGCAAACGGTGCTCGAGGTTCTCGGGCGGTCGGCCGGCTGGACGGCGTTCCTGGTGGTAACCGCAATCGTCTTTTCGCTGTCGATCGGGGTCTCGCTTGGAGCCTTGGCAGCCTGGCGTCGCGGCGGCCGGTTCGACAGCTTCGTCTCGCCGTTCTCGGTGGTGATGATCGCTGTGCCGCCCGTGATCATCGCGCTGGCGACGCTGTTCATCTTCGGCGTCACCCTTCGCCTGCTGCCGGTCGGCTATGCCTACGATCCGAGCCTCGATCCGGGGTTCAATTTCACTTACTTCGGCAGTGTCTTTCTGCATGCGATCATGCCGGTGCTGACGCTCTCTCCCTACCTGATCGGCGAGTTCCAGACGACCATGCGCTCCAGCATGATCTCCGTGCTCGGCGAGGATTATGTCACCATGGGTCGCGCCAAGGGGCTGTCCGAATCCGCTGTCATGTTCGGCTATGCCGCCCGCAATGCCATGCTGCCGGTGCTGACCAACCTCGCGCTGATGCTCGGCGCCGTGTTCGGCGGATCGATCGTGACCGAAATCGTCTTCAATTATCCCGGCCTCGGCCTCACGCTCTATACCGCCAGCGTCGCGCGCGACTATCCCGTCATCCAGGGGCAGCTGCTGTTAATGACGATGGCCACGCTCGGGGCAAACCTGCTTGTCGACATTCTCTACGGCGTCGTCGACCCGCGTATCCGGGAGGGGCGCGCATGA
- a CDS encoding ABC transporter permease, translating to MTSGLTLLWRQKKAVAGLAIIVALCLMALLAPLIAPGDPGERVGRSHQPPTVEHVFGTTKMGRDVYSQFVWGARPSLAVGFATGLAITALGTIVGLVAGYFGGRTDATLDLATNAVLVIPNIPLLILLASFAGTVGPLAIMAIIALTSWPWGARMTRSQTLALRNREFVVAARMVGEPHWRVIFVEILPNLVPLIGINVVGSIIYAIVAQTTLEYLGFGDPLRVTWGTMLYNAQNSSAIIIGAWWDIGAPAAGIALVGLGLALLNFTFDEIANPQLRSGPALSRWLRLNRRRNRALEVGR from the coding sequence ATGACCTCGGGTCTTACATTGTTATGGCGGCAGAAGAAGGCCGTTGCCGGTCTCGCCATCATCGTCGCGCTTTGCCTGATGGCGCTTCTGGCGCCGCTGATCGCCCCCGGCGATCCCGGCGAACGGGTCGGGCGCTCGCATCAGCCGCCAACGGTCGAGCATGTCTTCGGCACCACCAAGATGGGGCGCGACGTCTATTCCCAATTCGTCTGGGGTGCACGTCCGTCGCTCGCCGTCGGTTTTGCGACCGGCCTTGCGATCACAGCACTCGGCACGATCGTCGGGCTGGTGGCCGGCTATTTCGGCGGGCGCACCGATGCCACGCTCGATCTCGCGACCAACGCCGTGCTGGTCATTCCCAACATACCGCTGCTGATCCTGCTCGCGTCCTTCGCCGGCACGGTCGGGCCGCTGGCGATCATGGCGATCATCGCGCTCACCTCCTGGCCTTGGGGCGCCCGCATGACCCGCTCGCAGACTTTGGCGCTGCGCAACCGCGAATTCGTCGTTGCCGCCCGCATGGTCGGCGAGCCGCACTGGCGGGTGATCTTTGTCGAGATCCTGCCCAACCTCGTGCCGTTGATCGGCATCAACGTCGTCGGCAGCATCATCTACGCCATCGTCGCCCAGACGACGCTCGAATATCTCGGCTTCGGCGATCCGCTGCGCGTCACCTGGGGCACGATGCTCTACAACGCCCAGAACTCGTCGGCGATCATCATCGGCGCCTGGTGGGATATCGGTGCGCCGGCGGCCGGCATCGCGCTGGTCGGGCTCGGCCTCGCGCTTCTCAATTTCACTTTCGACGAGATTGCCAATCCGCAGCTTCGTTCCGGCCCTGCGCTCAGCCGTTGGCTGCGGCTCAACAGGCGGCGTAACCGCGCGCTGGAGGTGGGACGATGA
- a CDS encoding aspartate aminotransferase family protein, translated as MTAQPNSTEARDMAYHLHSYTNPRKLEREGPLIIDRGEGIHVFDNSGKRYIEGMAGLWSVAVGFGEKRLVEAARSQMARLPYYHTFSQKSHGPVADLAEKLVGMAPVPMSKVYFANSGSEANDTAIKLVWYRSNALGKPEKKKIISRIKGYHGVTALSASLTGLPNNHRSFDLPFPNILHTTCPHYRTGAEPGQDELAFSRCCAEELEALILEEGPETIAAFIGEPVMGAGGVIVPPEGYWAAIQDVLRKYDILLIADEVICGFGRTGNMFGSETFGMRPDIMTLSKQLSSSYQPIAALMINDNVYEPIANEADRIGALGHGFTASGHPVAAAVSLENLAIIEEKDLVGNVRRLAPHFLGRLNALERHPLAVEARGVGLIGALELEAADGAAAGATGARVGAILQRNGLICRNIGDSIAFCPPMIITAAEIDEMFDIVEASLEQLGRQAAA; from the coding sequence ATGACCGCACAGCCTAATTCCACCGAAGCGCGGGACATGGCCTACCATCTCCATTCCTACACCAATCCGCGCAAGCTGGAGCGGGAAGGGCCGCTGATCATCGACCGCGGCGAGGGCATCCACGTCTTCGACAACAGCGGCAAGCGCTATATCGAGGGCATGGCCGGGCTTTGGAGCGTGGCCGTCGGCTTCGGCGAGAAACGGCTGGTCGAAGCCGCGCGCAGCCAGATGGCGAGGCTACCCTACTATCATACCTTCTCGCAGAAATCGCACGGGCCGGTGGCGGATCTGGCGGAGAAGCTGGTCGGCATGGCGCCGGTGCCGATGTCCAAGGTTTACTTCGCCAACTCCGGATCCGAGGCGAACGATACAGCGATCAAGCTGGTCTGGTATCGCTCCAACGCGCTAGGCAAACCGGAAAAGAAAAAGATCATCTCGCGCATCAAGGGTTACCACGGCGTGACGGCGCTGAGCGCCAGCCTGACGGGCCTCCCCAACAACCATCGATCGTTCGATCTGCCGTTTCCCAACATCCTGCACACGACCTGCCCGCATTATCGCACCGGTGCGGAGCCGGGGCAGGATGAGCTTGCCTTTTCGCGCTGCTGTGCAGAAGAGCTGGAGGCGCTCATCCTCGAGGAGGGGCCGGAGACGATCGCCGCCTTCATCGGCGAGCCGGTTATGGGGGCCGGCGGCGTCATCGTTCCGCCGGAGGGCTATTGGGCGGCCATCCAGGACGTGCTGCGGAAATACGATATCCTGCTGATTGCCGACGAGGTGATCTGCGGTTTCGGGCGCACCGGCAACATGTTCGGATCCGAGACCTTCGGCATGCGGCCGGATATCATGACGCTCTCCAAGCAGCTGTCATCGTCCTATCAGCCGATCGCGGCTCTCATGATCAACGACAACGTCTACGAGCCGATCGCCAATGAGGCAGATCGGATCGGTGCGCTCGGGCATGGATTTACCGCCAGCGGCCATCCGGTCGCCGCTGCAGTCTCGCTCGAAAACCTGGCGATCATCGAGGAGAAGGACCTGGTCGGCAATGTCCGCCGTCTTGCGCCGCATTTCCTCGGTCGGCTCAATGCGCTCGAACGGCATCCGCTGGCTGTCGAAGCGCGCGGCGTCGGCCTCATCGGTGCGCTCGAACTCGAGGCGGCGGATGGGGCGGCCGCAGGCGCAACGGGCGCGCGGGTTGGTGCGATCCTGCAGAGGAACGGCCTGATCTGCCGCAACATCGGCGATTCCATCGCCTTCTGCCCGCCGATGATCATCACCGCCGCCGAGATCGACGAGATGTTCGATATCGTCGAGGCGAGCCTTGAGCAACTCGGTAGGCAGGCGGCGGCATAA
- a CDS encoding GNAT family N-acetyltransferase: MAGVTIVAAAEADRSAWNELHAGFAAFYGVDQTDEMRDRVWSWIRDGQLECRLALDGSGRPIGLTHFREYIRPLMAARGGFLDDLFVAPEARGSGAAPALIRAVADIGRERGWSVIRWITRDNNYRARGLYDQLATRTDWLTYDIAL, encoded by the coding sequence ATGGCGGGTGTTACGATCGTTGCGGCCGCTGAGGCCGATAGGTCCGCATGGAACGAGCTTCATGCGGGATTTGCCGCCTTCTACGGGGTTGATCAGACCGACGAGATGCGGGATCGGGTGTGGAGCTGGATCCGCGACGGCCAGCTCGAATGCCGGCTGGCGCTCGATGGCTCGGGTCGCCCGATCGGGTTGACCCATTTTCGCGAATATATCCGGCCGCTGATGGCGGCGCGCGGGGGTTTTCTCGACGATCTCTTCGTTGCGCCCGAGGCGCGCGGCAGCGGCGCAGCACCGGCGCTGATCCGCGCCGTTGCCGATATCGGGCGAGAGCGCGGCTGGTCCGTCATCCGCTGGATCACGCGCGACAACAACTACCGGGCTCGCGGCCTTTATGATCAGCTGGCCACCAGAACGGATTGGCTGACCTATGATATCGCCTTGTAA
- a CDS encoding GNAT family N-acetyltransferase produces the protein MDYLVNLSLLRPKPDLDQRMDAAGVTIRRALAPEFELVIAWVREKFGSGWAGETAVALTRQPPTCLLATRDGKLIGFACHEAIARGFFGPTGVDEAARGEGIGHALLLASLLDLKTMGYAYAIIGDVGPSAFYERTVGAMPIPNSAPGIYAGMLKIDD, from the coding sequence ATGGATTATCTCGTCAATCTGTCTCTGCTTCGCCCAAAGCCCGACCTCGACCAGCGGATGGATGCGGCAGGGGTGACGATCAGGCGTGCCCTGGCACCCGAGTTCGAGCTGGTGATCGCGTGGGTCCGGGAAAAATTCGGATCGGGCTGGGCCGGCGAGACCGCCGTCGCGCTCACCCGCCAGCCGCCAACCTGCCTTCTCGCCACGCGTGATGGAAAGCTCATCGGCTTTGCCTGTCACGAGGCGATCGCGCGCGGGTTCTTCGGCCCGACCGGCGTCGATGAAGCAGCACGCGGCGAAGGAATAGGCCACGCGTTGCTGCTTGCTTCTTTGCTCGATTTGAAGACGATGGGCTACGCCTATGCCATCATCGGCGATGTTGGTCCGTCGGCGTTTTACGAGCGGACCGTCGGCGCCATGCCAATCCCGAATTCCGCGCCCGGCATTTATGCCGGCATGCTCAAGATCGACGACTAA
- a CDS encoding ABC transporter ATP-binding protein gives MPVASPLAPVPTDAIVQLDAITRSFGHVEALRGISLALRPGRALALVGESGCGKTTCARIIARMDAPTAGSMQFRGRDITATGSAAAEKAYRRAVQMVFQDPFASLNPVFTVYHHLARPLALHGHARGRAQLREAVDTLLSDVGLDPGLTAHKFPHALSGGQRQRVNIARALAVRPDVLVADEPTSMLDVSIRLDILELLAGIKRDRDLAMLYITHDIATAAHIAEDVVVMFAGQMVEWGATEAVIGDARHPYTQLLLSAVPDPDRPFVPGASARFLGHAEEVRRISRPVSSVVEQVGPNHFVRALGVA, from the coding sequence ATGCCCGTTGCTTCCCCTCTTGCGCCCGTGCCGACGGACGCCATCGTCCAGCTCGATGCGATCACCCGCAGCTTTGGTCACGTCGAGGCGCTGCGCGGTATCTCGCTGGCGTTGAGACCGGGGCGGGCGCTGGCGCTGGTTGGCGAATCCGGCTGCGGCAAGACGACATGCGCCCGCATCATTGCGCGCATGGACGCCCCGACGGCGGGGTCGATGCAATTTCGTGGCCGCGATATCACCGCCACCGGTAGTGCGGCTGCAGAGAAGGCCTATCGCCGCGCGGTGCAGATGGTGTTTCAGGACCCATTCGCCTCACTCAACCCGGTGTTCACGGTCTATCATCATCTGGCAAGACCGCTCGCCCTTCACGGGCATGCCAGGGGCAGGGCGCAATTGCGCGAAGCGGTCGACACGCTCTTGAGCGATGTCGGCCTCGATCCCGGCTTGACCGCACACAAGTTTCCGCACGCGCTTTCCGGCGGACAGCGCCAGCGCGTCAACATCGCCCGGGCGCTTGCGGTTCGGCCCGACGTTCTGGTTGCCGACGAGCCGACATCGATGCTCGACGTCTCGATCCGCCTCGACATCCTCGAACTCTTGGCCGGCATCAAGCGCGATCGCGATCTCGCCATGCTCTACATCACCCACGATATCGCCACCGCCGCGCATATTGCCGAAGACGTCGTCGTCATGTTTGCGGGCCAGATGGTCGAGTGGGGCGCGACGGAAGCCGTGATCGGTGATGCGCGCCACCCCTATACGCAGCTGCTGCTCTCCGCCGTGCCCGACCCGGATCGCCCGTTCGTGCCCGGCGCCAGCGCCCGCTTTCTCGGTCACGCCGAAGAGGTTCGCCGCATCAGCCGGCCGGTCTCGAGCGTGGTCGAACAGGTCGGTCCCAACCACTTCGTGCGCGCACTCGGCGTCGCCTAA